The following are encoded together in the Desulfococcus multivorans genome:
- a CDS encoding GntR family transcriptional regulator has protein sequence MLNPNAPKPLYHQLAEILLAKIRAGEYPPGSRIPSELMLAEIYGIGRPTVRQAVEVLVRKGLLSRKRGAGTFVQARKAAIDLFSLDGTTASFRKEGLSTTTRIIETIQLKTVSENPENPFGGKSAYVFQRLVEVEKIPVLLEDLYLHPTLFAGVDRFDLVNGSLSEIADEYYYMRPESARQHFRIGYLEDDRTVLLGVGKVTPLLVVNRFLNFPQADNAVYSELFCRTDRYVFSQTLGGLSHE, from the coding sequence GTGCTGAACCCAAACGCCCCCAAGCCCCTTTACCACCAACTCGCAGAGATTCTTCTGGCCAAAATCAGGGCGGGTGAATATCCGCCGGGGTCTCGTATCCCATCGGAGCTGATGCTGGCTGAAATTTATGGAATCGGGCGTCCCACCGTCCGACAGGCCGTCGAAGTGCTGGTCAGGAAAGGTCTTCTTTCCAGAAAGCGGGGGGCCGGCACTTTTGTTCAAGCGCGGAAGGCGGCGATCGATCTCTTTTCTCTTGACGGGACTACCGCTTCCTTTCGTAAAGAGGGTCTTTCCACGACGACCCGCATCATCGAGACGATCCAGCTCAAAACAGTTTCCGAAAATCCGGAAAATCCGTTTGGCGGCAAGTCGGCCTATGTCTTTCAGCGGCTCGTGGAGGTCGAAAAGATCCCGGTGCTTCTTGAAGATCTCTACCTTCATCCGACGCTCTTCGCAGGAGTGGACCGTTTCGATCTCGTAAACGGCTCCCTGTCGGAGATCGCCGATGAATACTACTACATGCGGCCCGAGAGCGCCCGACAGCATTTCAGGATCGGTTATCTGGAGGATGACAGGACTGTCCTGCTGGGCGTTGGGAAGGTTACGCCGTTGCTCGTCGTTAACCGATTTCTCAATTTTCCGCAGGCGGACAACGCCGTCTATTCGGAGCTGTTCTGCCGAACCGACCGATATGTTTTTTCTCAGACCCTAGGAGGACTGTCCCATGAATAA
- a CDS encoding J domain-containing protein, protein MLEVDPSSAPRGIHYPGALSDTGGPYPGRDAISHFISVLNADILCNMNAAARHLPVKKQETRRNRCLSCGTSENMSRRRYCSIACRQLLRRKLDQRTGLLRALNTRYATFYFTDAVIVMDLMPYGERRIFSFIYPRSANRAPAEDYSDLGDILGKAWWTEHERTRKKYLASRHVLARCNGSHGSPRSVSPLELHIPTLKGNALVHLKLDEADLTRPECREIIKQAYRRQVMRHHPDHGGDARSFIRIHQAYEALLAWAKSPSFIRRRGFPDKWFYDGARNAWVQPIPENRSG, encoded by the coding sequence ATGCTTGAGGTCGACCCGTCGTCCGCCCCTCGAGGCATCCACTATCCCGGTGCCCTGAGCGACACCGGCGGACCGTACCCTGGGCGGGATGCGATTTCTCACTTCATCTCCGTGCTGAATGCTGATATACTTTGCAATATGAATGCCGCAGCCCGACATCTTCCCGTCAAAAAACAAGAAACCCGCAGGAACCGCTGTCTTTCCTGCGGAACATCTGAAAACATGTCCCGTCGGCGCTACTGCTCCATTGCCTGTCGGCAGCTGCTGCGACGAAAACTGGATCAACGCACCGGTCTCCTCCGGGCGTTGAACACTCGATATGCCACCTTCTATTTCACCGACGCCGTGATCGTCATGGACCTGATGCCCTACGGTGAACGAAGGATCTTCTCTTTCATCTATCCCCGATCCGCAAACCGGGCCCCGGCAGAGGACTACAGCGATCTTGGTGACATCCTCGGCAAGGCATGGTGGACCGAACACGAACGTACCCGAAAAAAATACCTGGCCTCACGCCATGTCCTGGCCCGATGCAACGGCAGCCATGGGTCCCCGCGATCGGTTTCTCCTCTGGAGCTTCATATCCCGACCTTGAAAGGCAATGCCCTGGTCCATCTAAAACTGGATGAAGCCGACCTGACCCGACCTGAATGTCGGGAGATCATCAAACAGGCCTATCGCAGACAGGTCATGCGCCATCACCCGGACCACGGCGGAGATGCGCGATCCTTCATTCGGATTCACCAGGCTTATGAAGCCCTTCTGGCGTGGGCCAAAAGCCCGAGCTTCATCCGGCGGCGAGGGTTCCCCGATAAATGGTTTTACGACGGCGCCAGAAACGCCTGGGTTCAACCCATTCCCGAAAACCGATCAGGATAG